From the genome of Bordetella sp. H567, one region includes:
- a CDS encoding cytochrome c biogenesis protein ResB, with protein sequence MRFAVSLLMFICVASIVGTVLVQNQASSAYVDQFGPFWYTVFDKFSLWHVYNSWWFLLIMTFLVVSTGVCLTRNAPKMLRDAVSFREYVRLSSLRAFPQRVEFDSGAAAPDTLGRTRQLLKSLGYAVKERQDGEGVLLAGKRGSANRLGYIFAHTAMIVICVGGLLDSELAVRAQVWLGGKKPIVENMLISDVPPSGRLSVNNPSFRSSMMIPEGGRANNAVVMVGDGALVQPIPFTVTLKKFIVDYYSTGMPSRFASEVEVRDPDTGKTFDKTIEVNEPLRYKGVTVYQSSFDDGGSSVQLRGYSLRGTDAATFELSGTVGKSTDTGNSAPADARDLKVDITALRPINVEDLSGGTPKPARDFAQDVASVAGSAAGKQNAHLRNVGPAVEYRLIDASGQAHEFRNYMLPVELDGFPVFLAGVRNNAGENYRYLRLPADDDNSVAEFMRLRALLADPRARKEAARRFAEKNAPAGGDRQPLETAADRALQTFSEGGLQAVANFLQSNAPAPELERAADIVVRLIGASVAELRVMERERAGLPALPTEGEGAERAAVWSRVAVAALSDLAMYPAPVFFSLADFKQVQASVFQVSRTPGKQAVYVGSLLLILGVFSMFFIRDRRVWVWVAPGPDGRGSAVHAAMTSQRRTLDFLREFDRLKEALLRLKQ encoded by the coding sequence ATGCGTTTCGCCGTCAGCCTGCTGATGTTCATCTGCGTGGCCAGCATCGTCGGTACGGTGCTGGTGCAGAACCAGGCATCGTCCGCCTACGTCGACCAGTTCGGCCCGTTCTGGTATACGGTATTCGACAAGTTCTCGCTCTGGCACGTCTATAACAGCTGGTGGTTCCTGCTGATCATGACTTTCCTGGTGGTGTCCACCGGGGTCTGCCTGACGCGCAACGCGCCCAAGATGCTGCGCGACGCGGTGTCGTTCCGCGAATACGTGCGCCTGTCCAGCCTGCGTGCCTTTCCGCAGCGGGTGGAGTTCGACAGCGGGGCCGCGGCCCCCGATACGCTGGGCCGCACCCGGCAGCTGCTGAAGTCCCTGGGCTATGCCGTCAAGGAACGCCAGGACGGCGAAGGCGTGCTGCTGGCCGGCAAAAGGGGCAGCGCCAACCGGCTGGGCTATATCTTCGCGCATACGGCGATGATCGTGATCTGCGTCGGCGGCTTGCTGGATAGCGAGCTGGCGGTGCGCGCGCAGGTGTGGCTGGGCGGCAAGAAGCCCATCGTCGAGAACATGTTGATCAGCGATGTGCCGCCCAGCGGCCGGCTGTCGGTCAACAACCCCAGCTTCCGCTCCAGCATGATGATCCCGGAGGGCGGGCGCGCGAATAATGCCGTGGTGATGGTGGGCGACGGCGCGCTGGTGCAGCCGATTCCCTTCACCGTGACGCTGAAGAAGTTCATCGTCGATTACTACTCCACCGGCATGCCCAGCCGCTTCGCCAGCGAAGTCGAGGTGCGGGATCCCGATACCGGCAAGACCTTCGACAAAACCATCGAGGTCAACGAGCCGCTGCGCTACAAGGGTGTGACGGTCTACCAGTCCAGTTTCGATGACGGCGGCAGCAGCGTGCAGCTGCGCGGCTATTCCCTGCGCGGCACCGATGCGGCGACGTTCGAGCTATCCGGCACGGTAGGCAAAAGCACCGACACCGGCAACAGCGCCCCCGCCGACGCGCGCGACCTGAAGGTGGACATCACCGCGCTGCGCCCCATCAATGTCGAGGACCTCTCGGGCGGCACGCCCAAGCCCGCGCGCGACTTCGCGCAGGACGTGGCGTCGGTGGCGGGCAGTGCCGCGGGCAAGCAGAACGCGCACCTGCGCAACGTGGGGCCGGCCGTGGAGTACCGCCTGATCGACGCCAGCGGCCAGGCACATGAATTCCGCAACTACATGCTTCCGGTGGAGCTGGATGGCTTCCCGGTATTCCTGGCCGGCGTGCGCAACAATGCCGGCGAAAACTACCGCTACCTGCGGCTGCCGGCGGATGACGATAATTCCGTTGCCGAGTTCATGCGGCTGCGCGCCCTGCTGGCCGATCCGCGGGCCCGCAAGGAGGCGGCGCGCCGCTTCGCCGAAAAGAATGCGCCGGCCGGCGGTGATCGCCAGCCCCTGGAGACGGCCGCCGACCGTGCCTTGCAGACCTTTTCCGAAGGCGGGTTGCAGGCGGTGGCGAATTTCCTGCAGAGCAACGCGCCCGCCCCCGAACTGGAGCGCGCGGCCGATATCGTGGTGCGCCTGATCGGAGCCAGCGTGGCCGAGCTTCGCGTGATGGAGCGCGAGCGCGCGGGGCTGCCGGCCTTGCCCACCGAAGGCGAGGGCGCCGAACGGGCGGCGGTGTGGTCGCGCGTCGCGGTGGCTGCCCTTTCCGATCTGGCGATGTACCCCGCCCCCGTGTTCTTTTCGCTGGCGGACTTCAAGCAGGTGCAGGCCAGCGTGTTCCAGGTCAGCCGTACGCCGGGCAAGCAGGCCGTGTATGTCGGCAGCCTGCTGTTGATCCTGGGCGTGTTCAGCATGTTCTTCATTCGCGACCGGCGCGTCTGGGTGTGGGTGGCGCCCGGCCCGGACGGCCGCGGCAGCGCCGTCCATGCCGCCATGACGTCCCAGCGGCGTACACTGGACTTCCTCCGTGAATTCGACCGGCTCAAAGAGGCGCTGCTGCGCCTGAAGCAGTGA
- the lptM gene encoding LPS translocon maturation chaperone LptM gives MRSSTCSANARNSVSFIIQSARITEFPVSHPAYSRTALRIVATLAAAASLAACGYKGPLIAPSQAPVLKPPPKVIAPMSFRAAPGVHLGTALPDYPPSATQR, from the coding sequence ATGCGGTCAAGCACCTGCTCCGCCAACGCAAGAAATTCGGTTTCGTTCATAATCCAGTCTGCAAGAATTACGGAGTTCCCAGTGTCCCACCCGGCATACAGCCGTACCGCTCTACGCATTGTAGCCACGCTGGCTGCCGCCGCGTCGCTGGCGGCCTGCGGCTACAAGGGCCCGCTCATCGCGCCTTCCCAAGCGCCCGTGCTCAAGCCCCCGCCCAAAGTGATCGCGCCGATGAGCTTCCGTGCCGCCCCTGGTGTCCACCTGGGCACCGCCCTCCCCGACTACCCGCCGTCCGCGACGCAACGATGA
- a CDS encoding c-type cytochrome, translated as MKRVLSRMLVVGGLVLGTTAVFPSIAADAPAPAAKPDAGKGEQLYTNGDQARGVIACASCHGAAGSSTIPTNPNLAAQAHEYLAKQLGDFQLKQGATTPLRSGAGGNPTPMTAIVQSLTPQDMQNIALYLSQQQLKEPATAGQKSLVERGQTIWRAGLPDRNVPACASCHSANAAGIPAQYPRLSGQFPSYIEEQLKLFQEGSRNNSEPMHEIASRMTLEDIKAVSDYAAGLR; from the coding sequence ATGAAGCGTGTGCTGTCCCGGATGTTGGTTGTTGGCGGATTGGTGTTGGGTACGACCGCCGTTTTTCCGAGTATCGCGGCCGACGCCCCGGCGCCGGCGGCCAAGCCGGACGCAGGCAAAGGCGAGCAGCTTTACACCAACGGCGACCAGGCGCGCGGCGTCATCGCCTGTGCGAGCTGTCACGGCGCTGCCGGCAGCAGCACCATTCCCACCAATCCCAATCTGGCGGCCCAGGCCCACGAGTACCTGGCCAAGCAGCTGGGCGATTTCCAGCTGAAGCAGGGCGCCACGACGCCGCTGCGCAGCGGCGCCGGGGGCAATCCCACGCCGATGACCGCCATCGTGCAGTCCCTCACGCCGCAGGACATGCAGAACATCGCCTTGTACCTGTCGCAGCAGCAATTGAAGGAGCCTGCCACGGCCGGGCAGAAGTCCCTGGTCGAGCGGGGCCAGACCATCTGGCGCGCCGGTCTGCCGGATCGCAACGTGCCGGCCTGCGCATCGTGCCACTCCGCCAACGCGGCGGGTATCCCGGCGCAGTATCCTCGCCTCTCCGGCCAATTCCCGTCGTATATTGAGGAACAGCTGAAACTGTTCCAGGAAGGCAGCCGGAACAACAGCGAACCCATGCACGAGATCGCCAGCCGCATGACGCTGGAAGATATCAAGGCCGTTTCCGACTACGCCGCCGGCCTGCGCTGA
- the cyaY gene encoding iron donor protein CyaY, with translation MNETEFLALAEQVLDRIESQADDWAGSLDVDVETSRSGNVLTLVFEDDTHVVINSQAAMQELWVAARSGGFHYRYDGQHWRDTRGGPDLHEALSQICSEAAGAPITVKV, from the coding sequence ATGAACGAAACCGAATTTCTTGCGTTGGCGGAGCAGGTGCTTGACCGCATCGAAAGCCAGGCCGACGATTGGGCGGGCTCGCTCGATGTCGACGTGGAAACCAGCCGCAGCGGCAATGTACTGACCCTGGTCTTCGAGGACGACACGCACGTGGTGATCAACAGCCAGGCGGCCATGCAGGAACTCTGGGTGGCGGCGCGCAGCGGGGGCTTTCATTACCGCTACGACGGCCAGCACTGGCGCGACACACGCGGCGGCCCGGACCTGCACGAGGCGCTGTCGCAGATCTGTTCCGAGGCGGCCGGCGCGCCGATCACCGTCAAGGTCTAG
- the hemB gene encoding porphobilinogen synthase, translating into MNHHIVSAGFPASRPRRLRRDDFTRRLVRENTLTANDLIYPVFVADGKGLRQDVPSMPGVVRYSPDTLLPVAETCMELGIPVMALFPVIDRSLKTPDGSEAANPDGLVPRVVAELKKRFPDLGVLTDVALDPYTSHGQDGLIDEAGYVLNEPTVEILVKQALVQSQAGVDIVAPSDMMDGRIGAIRQALEDAQHIHTRIMAYSAKYASAFYGPFRDAVGSAANLGKSNKAVYQMDPGNIDEALREVAADLAEGADMVMVKPGMPYLDVLRRVKDAFRVPTFAYQVSGEYAMLKAAAANGWLDHDRVMMEALLGFKRAGADGILTYFAIEAAQHLKRG; encoded by the coding sequence ATGAACCACCACATCGTATCGGCCGGCTTTCCGGCGTCCCGGCCCCGTCGCCTGCGCCGCGATGATTTCACGCGCCGCCTGGTCCGCGAGAACACGCTGACCGCCAACGACCTGATCTACCCGGTTTTCGTGGCCGACGGAAAAGGGCTGCGCCAGGACGTGCCCTCGATGCCCGGCGTAGTGCGCTATTCGCCGGACACCCTGCTGCCGGTGGCGGAAACCTGTATGGAACTGGGCATCCCGGTGATGGCCCTGTTCCCGGTGATCGACCGTTCGCTCAAGACGCCGGACGGCAGCGAGGCCGCCAATCCGGACGGCCTGGTGCCGCGGGTGGTCGCCGAACTCAAGAAACGCTTTCCCGACCTGGGCGTGCTGACCGACGTGGCGCTGGATCCCTATACCAGCCATGGGCAGGACGGGCTGATCGACGAAGCCGGCTACGTACTGAACGAGCCCACGGTGGAAATCCTGGTGAAGCAGGCGCTGGTGCAGTCACAGGCCGGCGTGGACATCGTCGCGCCCAGCGACATGATGGACGGGCGCATAGGCGCGATCCGCCAGGCGCTGGAAGACGCGCAGCACATTCATACCCGCATCATGGCGTATTCGGCCAAGTACGCCAGCGCCTTCTACGGTCCGTTCCGCGACGCCGTGGGGTCGGCGGCGAACCTGGGCAAATCCAACAAGGCGGTCTACCAGATGGACCCGGGCAATATCGACGAAGCGCTGCGCGAAGTGGCTGCCGACCTGGCCGAAGGCGCCGACATGGTCATGGTCAAACCCGGCATGCCCTACCTGGATGTCCTGCGGCGTGTGAAGGACGCCTTCCGCGTGCCGACCTTCGCGTATCAGGTCAGCGGCGAATACGCCATGCTGAAAGCCGCGGCGGCCAATGGCTGGCTGGACCACGACAGGGTCATGATGGAAGCCCTGCTGGGCTTCAAGCGCGCCGGCGCGGATGGCATCCTGACGTACTTCGCCATCGAGGCGGCGCAGCATTTGAAACGCGGGTGA
- the ccsB gene encoding c-type cytochrome biogenesis protein CcsB, with protein MAESGDARIRRGRPDWTDAVFFLLLAVGAGYALTRFAGSMDYYEKVILSGAVLVLTWMGWLWRPLRRLMIAVALASGLAVMLYGNDLAHAEDVFFLKYLLSSQSAILWMSALFVLATVCYWLGLFSPTAAWLGTALTWGAVFAGVTGMLVRWREGHMMGPDLGHIPVSNLYEVFVLFSLITALFYLYYERRYATRALGGFVLLVISSAVMFLLWYAFTRDAAQIQPLVPALKSWWMKLHVPANFIGYGTFSLSAMVGFAYLVKEHGETTSWRKLAPLFVLGVLLCAEPMVFRTQGLSAAWMEYFGAGAVIVGAILLGRRRVAAALPPLAVLDDIMYRAITVGFAFFTVATILGALWAADAWGAYWQWDPKETWALIVWLNYAAWLHMRLIKGLRGAMAAYWALVGLLITGFAFLGVNMFLSGLHSYGQL; from the coding sequence ATGGCCGAAAGCGGCGACGCGCGCATCCGGCGCGGACGTCCCGATTGGACCGATGCCGTGTTCTTTCTGTTGCTGGCCGTGGGTGCCGGCTATGCGCTGACCCGCTTCGCGGGGTCCATGGATTACTACGAGAAAGTCATCCTGAGCGGCGCGGTGCTCGTGCTGACCTGGATGGGATGGCTGTGGCGCCCGCTGCGCCGCCTGATGATCGCCGTGGCGCTGGCCAGCGGACTGGCGGTGATGCTGTATGGCAACGACCTGGCGCATGCCGAGGACGTGTTCTTCCTGAAATACCTGCTGTCCTCGCAGTCGGCCATTCTGTGGATGTCGGCGCTGTTCGTGCTGGCCACGGTCTGTTATTGGCTGGGGCTGTTCAGCCCCACGGCCGCCTGGCTGGGGACCGCGCTGACCTGGGGCGCGGTGTTTGCCGGCGTGACCGGCATGCTGGTGCGCTGGCGCGAAGGCCACATGATGGGGCCCGACCTGGGCCACATTCCGGTCAGCAATCTGTACGAAGTCTTCGTGCTGTTTTCCCTGATCACCGCGCTTTTCTACCTGTATTACGAACGCCGCTACGCTACCCGCGCGTTGGGCGGTTTCGTGCTGCTGGTGATCTCGTCCGCGGTGATGTTCCTCCTGTGGTATGCCTTCACCCGCGACGCGGCGCAGATCCAGCCGCTGGTGCCGGCGCTCAAGAGCTGGTGGATGAAGCTGCACGTGCCGGCCAATTTCATCGGCTACGGCACGTTCTCGCTGTCGGCCATGGTCGGTTTTGCCTACCTGGTGAAAGAGCACGGCGAAACGACGTCCTGGCGCAAGCTGGCCCCCTTGTTCGTGCTGGGCGTGCTGTTGTGCGCGGAGCCCATGGTGTTCCGCACCCAGGGCCTGTCGGCCGCGTGGATGGAGTACTTCGGCGCGGGCGCGGTCATCGTCGGCGCGATCCTGCTGGGCCGGCGCCGCGTCGCGGCCGCCCTGCCGCCCCTGGCGGTGCTGGACGACATCATGTACCGCGCCATTACCGTGGGCTTCGCCTTCTTCACCGTGGCGACCATCCTGGGCGCGCTATGGGCGGCCGACGCCTGGGGCGCCTACTGGCAATGGGACCCCAAGGAGACCTGGGCACTGATCGTCTGGCTGAACTATGCCGCCTGGCTGCACATGCGCCTGATCAAGGGCCTGCGCGGCGCGATGGCGGCGTACTGGGCCCTGGTGGGGCTGCTGATCACGGGCTTTGCGTTCCTGGGCGTGAACATGTTCCTGTCGGGACTGCATTCCTACGGACAGCTCTAG
- the lysA gene encoding diaminopimelate decarboxylase, translating to MNALTPAPAQPAGYPHFHYRHGVLHAEGVPLPMLAERLGTPLYVYSRAALQAAWESYREAIAGRDVLVCYGMKANSNLAVLKEFARLGAGFDIVSGGELHRVLSVGADPAKVVFSGVGKQAWEMRKALEADVKCFNVESEAELHLLSDVAVSLGKTARVSLRVNPDVDAGTHPYISTGLKENKFGIAIADAPQVYRTAAALPGVAVTGVDCHIGSQITDVSPYLDALDKLLDLIDGLRAAGIEIEHLDLGGGLGIRYTDETPLRPATLLGQVYERLDARGLGRLKLIMEPGRSLVGNAGVLLTTVQFLKHAEARNFAIVDAAMNDLIRPTLYDAWHGVLPVQPRGGATQEYDVVGPVCESGDWLAKQRALAVERGDVLAIESTGAYGMVMSSNYNTRPRPAEVMVDGAAFHVIRQRETVEDLLRGESTLP from the coding sequence ATGAACGCACTTACCCCCGCGCCGGCGCAACCCGCCGGCTATCCCCATTTCCACTATCGGCACGGCGTGCTGCACGCGGAAGGCGTGCCGCTGCCCATGCTGGCCGAACGCCTCGGCACGCCGCTCTACGTCTATTCGCGAGCCGCGCTGCAGGCCGCCTGGGAATCCTACCGCGAGGCCATCGCCGGGCGCGACGTCCTGGTGTGCTACGGCATGAAGGCGAATTCCAACCTGGCGGTGCTGAAGGAGTTCGCCCGCCTGGGGGCGGGTTTCGACATCGTGTCGGGTGGTGAACTGCACCGCGTGCTATCGGTGGGCGCGGATCCGGCCAAGGTCGTGTTTTCCGGCGTCGGCAAGCAGGCCTGGGAGATGCGCAAGGCGCTGGAGGCGGACGTCAAGTGCTTCAACGTCGAATCCGAAGCCGAACTGCATCTGCTGTCGGACGTCGCGGTTTCGCTGGGCAAGACGGCCCGCGTGTCGCTGCGCGTGAATCCCGACGTGGATGCCGGCACGCATCCCTATATTTCGACGGGGCTGAAGGAAAACAAATTCGGCATCGCCATCGCCGACGCGCCGCAGGTCTACCGGACGGCCGCCGCGCTGCCGGGCGTAGCGGTCACCGGCGTAGACTGCCACATCGGCTCCCAGATCACCGACGTTTCGCCCTACCTGGACGCCCTGGACAAGCTGCTGGACCTGATCGACGGCCTGCGCGCCGCCGGCATCGAGATCGAACACCTGGACCTGGGTGGCGGCCTGGGCATCCGCTATACCGACGAAACCCCGCTGCGCCCCGCCACGCTGCTCGGCCAGGTCTATGAACGCCTGGACGCCCGCGGGCTGGGCCGCCTGAAGCTGATCATGGAACCGGGCCGTTCCCTGGTGGGCAATGCCGGTGTCCTGCTGACCACCGTGCAATTCCTGAAGCACGCCGAAGCCCGCAATTTCGCCATCGTGGACGCGGCCATGAACGACCTGATTCGCCCCACGCTGTACGACGCCTGGCACGGCGTGCTGCCGGTACAGCCGCGCGGCGGCGCCACGCAGGAATACGACGTCGTCGGCCCGGTGTGCGAAAGCGGCGACTGGCTGGCCAAGCAGCGCGCCTTGGCGGTGGAGCGCGGCGACGTGCTTGCCATCGAATCCACGGGCGCCTATGGCATGGTCATGTCCAGCAACTACAACACCCGTCCGCGCCCCGCCGAAGTCATGGTCGACGGCGCGGCATTCCACGTGATCCGCCAGCGCGAAACCGTGGAAGACCTGCTGCGCGGGGAAAGCACGCTGCCCTGA
- the dsbD gene encoding protein-disulfide reductase DsbD, translated as MPSLYPKGLKAASTGRTRVPADMPQAAAPGFIRRPCRQPAHWAARLASALVLMLAWLVLALPAAHAEVDFLTPEQAFPFSVTMDGPATVRVDYDVASGYYMYRERFVFSVDPAGTSVLGNPVFPPADVKYDPTFDKNMEVYHKPLSIRVPLQAGGGAFTLKVIGQGCADKGVCYPPMGHTVSLQPAPGGYRITGTGAMDPSAVAALAAASAPDASGTGAPGGFSAAPSIGAALTATGSPPGQDAGAQAGRGGQAAQGQAAAVTSAAGAPTGLTTLANSDDVGLAAAIAGMGWLKTAGVFFLLGALLSLTPCVLPMIPIVSSVIVGAGRGQPATRRQGLALAAAYVLGMSLVYTALGVAAGLSGIGLAAWLQTPWVLAVFAALLAVLALAMFDVFTLQAPTRMQSGLTTWLSRVPGGRGTGAFVMGAVSALIVGPCVAAPLAGALVYISQTRDVVLGAAALFAMAWGMGVPLLIVGGSAGSLLPKAGPWMEGVKRLFGMLLLATAWWMLAPLLPAWTQMAGWALLGLVAAVMLRAFEPLRAGGGTAGMFAKGMGLLLALLAVILLVGAASGGRDVLRPLSHLAANDRAAAAGMPGLPVAGTAGNGAELHFTPVRSVAELDAALAAAGRPALLDFYADWCVSCREMEQFTFTDPAVAARMSRMLLLRADVTANNVDDRALLKRFGLFGPPGILFFNADGNQRADVRVIGFQDARRFAESLDRVVTP; from the coding sequence GCCGCGCGGCTGGCGTCGGCCTTGGTGCTGATGCTGGCGTGGCTGGTGCTGGCGTTGCCCGCCGCGCACGCGGAAGTCGATTTCCTGACGCCGGAGCAGGCATTCCCCTTTTCCGTCACCATGGACGGCCCTGCCACGGTACGGGTCGACTACGACGTGGCCAGCGGCTATTACATGTACCGGGAGCGGTTCGTGTTCTCGGTCGATCCGGCCGGGACGTCCGTGTTGGGCAATCCGGTATTTCCGCCCGCTGACGTCAAGTACGACCCGACCTTCGACAAGAACATGGAGGTCTATCACAAGCCACTGTCGATCCGCGTGCCGCTGCAGGCCGGCGGCGGCGCATTCACGCTGAAGGTGATAGGGCAGGGCTGTGCCGACAAAGGCGTGTGCTATCCGCCCATGGGACATACGGTGTCCCTGCAGCCCGCACCGGGCGGGTACCGGATCACGGGTACCGGGGCGATGGATCCTTCCGCCGTGGCGGCCTTGGCGGCGGCCAGCGCGCCGGATGCGTCCGGCACGGGCGCGCCAGGCGGCTTTTCGGCCGCGCCGTCCATAGGCGCGGCCCTGACGGCGACGGGATCGCCGCCGGGGCAGGACGCCGGCGCCCAAGCCGGGCGCGGCGGCCAGGCTGCACAGGGCCAGGCCGCAGCCGTGACATCGGCGGCCGGCGCGCCGACCGGCCTGACCACGCTTGCGAACAGCGACGACGTCGGGCTGGCGGCCGCCATTGCCGGCATGGGGTGGCTGAAGACGGCCGGCGTGTTTTTCCTGCTGGGTGCGCTACTCTCACTGACGCCTTGCGTACTGCCCATGATTCCCATCGTTTCCTCGGTCATCGTGGGCGCCGGGCGTGGGCAGCCGGCGACGCGCCGGCAAGGCTTGGCGCTGGCCGCGGCATATGTACTGGGCATGTCGCTGGTCTATACCGCGCTCGGCGTCGCGGCGGGACTGAGCGGCATCGGCCTGGCCGCCTGGCTGCAAACGCCATGGGTACTCGCCGTGTTTGCCGCCCTGCTGGCCGTGCTCGCGTTGGCGATGTTCGATGTGTTCACGCTGCAGGCGCCCACCCGCATGCAGAGCGGACTGACTACGTGGCTGTCGCGCGTTCCCGGCGGCCGCGGCACGGGCGCCTTCGTGATGGGGGCGGTGTCGGCGTTGATCGTGGGCCCTTGCGTGGCCGCGCCCTTGGCCGGTGCGCTGGTCTATATTTCGCAGACCCGCGATGTGGTCCTCGGTGCCGCCGCATTGTTCGCCATGGCGTGGGGCATGGGCGTGCCGCTTCTGATCGTCGGCGGTTCCGCCGGCAGCCTGCTGCCCAAGGCAGGTCCATGGATGGAAGGGGTGAAACGGCTGTTCGGCATGCTGTTGCTGGCCACCGCATGGTGGATGCTGGCCCCGCTGCTGCCCGCCTGGACGCAGATGGCGGGATGGGCGTTGCTGGGCTTGGTCGCCGCGGTCATGCTGCGTGCTTTCGAACCTTTGCGTGCCGGTGGCGGTACCGCTGGCATGTTCGCCAAGGGAATGGGCTTGCTGCTCGCCCTGCTTGCCGTCATCCTACTGGTGGGCGCCGCGAGCGGCGGGCGCGACGTGCTGCGGCCGTTGTCGCATCTTGCCGCGAACGACCGTGCTGCCGCTGCCGGGATGCCCGGTCTTCCGGTGGCCGGCACCGCCGGCAATGGCGCCGAACTCCATTTCACGCCGGTGCGATCCGTGGCGGAACTGGATGCGGCGCTCGCTGCCGCCGGCCGCCCGGCCTTGCTCGATTTCTATGCGGACTGGTGCGTATCGTGCCGTGAAATGGAGCAGTTCACTTTCACCGATCCCGCCGTGGCGGCCCGCATGTCGCGCATGTTGCTGCTGCGCGCGGACGTTACCGCCAACAATGTGGACGACCGCGCCTTGCTCAAGCGCTTCGGCCTGTTCGGCCCGCCGGGCATCCTGTTTTTCAATGCCGATGGCAACCAGCGCGCCGATGTGCGCGTCATCGGTTTCCAGGATGCGCGCCGTTTCGCTGAATCGCTGGACCGCGTCGTCACGCCTTAG
- the yihA gene encoding ribosome biogenesis GTP-binding protein YihA/YsxC, translating to MSLLHRASFFISAARLDQLPPPGAPEVCFVGRSNSGKSTAINVLTNQRRLAFSSKTPGRTRLINMFGLPDPYDPDQHLGFLVDLPGYGYAAISQGERDKWAELLGGYLATRASLVGVVLLIDIRRGVTDLDRRLANFIAPTGRPVLALLTKADKLPYGQRMRTVFTVRKDLADIGALHTVPFSAPDRIGLEEAGEHIENWISPKVVP from the coding sequence GTGTCCCTTCTGCATCGCGCCTCGTTCTTCATCTCGGCAGCCCGCCTGGACCAGCTGCCGCCGCCCGGCGCGCCGGAAGTCTGTTTCGTCGGACGCTCCAATTCCGGCAAGTCCACCGCCATCAACGTCCTGACCAACCAGCGCCGCCTGGCCTTCTCCAGCAAGACGCCCGGACGGACGCGGCTGATCAATATGTTCGGCCTGCCGGATCCCTATGACCCCGACCAGCACCTGGGCTTCCTGGTGGACCTGCCCGGCTACGGCTACGCCGCCATCAGCCAGGGTGAGCGCGACAAATGGGCGGAACTGCTGGGAGGCTACCTGGCCACGCGCGCCTCGCTGGTGGGAGTGGTGCTGCTGATCGACATCCGCCGCGGCGTGACCGATCTGGACCGCCGGCTGGCGAACTTTATCGCGCCCACCGGGCGCCCGGTGCTGGCCCTGCTGACCAAGGCGGACAAGCTGCCCTACGGCCAGCGCATGCGCACCGTCTTCACGGTGCGCAAAGACCTGGCCGACATCGGCGCGCTGCATACCGTGCCGTTCTCGGCGCCGGACCGCATCGGCCTGGAAGAAGCCGGCGAACACATCGAAAACTGGATCTCTCCCAAGGTAGTGCCATGA